A stretch of Ranitomeya variabilis isolate aRanVar5 chromosome 3, aRanVar5.hap1, whole genome shotgun sequence DNA encodes these proteins:
- the LOC143817743 gene encoding uncharacterized protein LOC143817743 — MDQVVLRRLWAEVAKSLWDGFDSASAKDKGNFLKKLRTRWRSMKDRFNKGIRAAEEQARSGAAASKSVPYKYNRALQFLRPILGRRQTHSSTLERARPAGVDLHESPSDPSQPSHSDSRLAPPSGEPAAGPSGVPLPEASGAPSFGNSRQRQRASDRPAMPEFLHLSTVFQNCFKALSDKMDTRLSSIERRLENLEAELSNPAKHATPPHAP, encoded by the exons atggaccaggtggtgttgaggcgtttgtgggcagaggtggcaaagtcgctgtgggatggctttgacagtgcctcagcgaaggacaaaggcaactttc ttaaaaagttgaggaccagatggcgatccatgaaggaccgtttcaataaggggatccgtgctgcggaggagcaagctcggagtggtgctgctgcgtccaagtcggtgccctataaatataacagggcactacagttcctaagaccgatccttggccgccgaca gacacacagcagcaccctcgagcgagctcgccccgcaggagtggaccttcatgaatcgccatctgacccgtcacagccctcccacagcgacagcaggcttgcaccaccatctggagaaccggcagccggtccatcaggtgttcccctgcccgaggcctctggcgcaccttcgttcgggaattcccgacagcgccagcgggcctcggacaggccagccatgcccgaatttttgcatttgagcacggttttccagaactgtttcaaggcgttgagcgataaaatggacactcgtctgtccagtatcgaacggcgccttgaaaatctggaagccgagctctcgaaTCCGGCCAAACATGCGACGCCACCACAtgcaccatag